One window of the Runella slithyformis DSM 19594 genome contains the following:
- a CDS encoding DUF7133 domain-containing protein encodes MASACIGLIGAASLFTLLGTEQKDVPAPAKTPIEEAKTFQLEPGFKIQLVAAEPMVQAPVVVTFDEDGRLWVVEMRGFMPTIDGEGEDKPVGRISVLEDTNGDGTMDRSTVFLDNLIMPRAIAPVKGGALVAANNSLWLAEDKDGNLKAESKLLLDSTYARNGLPEHTDNGLLRNSDNWYYNAKSRLRYRLADGKWLRDSTEFRGQWGMTHDDEGRLYYNYNWSQLHGDLVPPNYLSRNKNHTPTTGIDHGFTLDRRVYPIRPNPAVNRGYIPGTLDASGRLLEFTAACSPTVLRGGVFPQEYRGNVFVCEPSGNLIKRNVVEKNGFMVSARDPHPGKEFLASTDERFRPVALTVGPDGVLYVADMYRGLIQHGAYVTPYLREQTLARKLMQPVNRGRIWRIVPTDWKPSKPKKRSTASTAELVALLSHPDGWQRDMAQRLLVERRDAQSIPLVRELALNGTNALGRFHALWTLEGLNAGSSEVLFTLLAEQNSLLSATALRLLEPFAQQSPAVRTRLQQVILSQWDKVTPEQALQMALSAYVLEPNAAQQLLAGLAERYCSFPLMRDAVMSSLYNREYVFLTSLLKSPQWQAQHPDKEILLEMLTTAVVKKHDVKEMSALLNLLDVDRASFGWHRKVILTALSIQGKNRRLKPLPLAEAPALFSRTDWEPQQKTRLQTVSALFEWPGHAAQAANVQQSLLNEEQQQQFALGRQHYLTTCAGCHGSDGAGLSRFGPPLIESSWVLGDEKRLALIVLHGMEGPVEVAGKQYDVPDILPVMPSHSTMDDGAITAILMYIRNEWGNNAGPVSKGLVGKTRHTSQGRVVPWTAQELNRYLANTK; translated from the coding sequence ATGGCTTCCGCTTGCATTGGGCTAATAGGTGCTGCGAGCCTGTTTACCTTGTTGGGAACCGAACAAAAGGACGTTCCGGCCCCGGCGAAAACACCGATAGAAGAAGCAAAAACTTTTCAACTTGAGCCCGGATTCAAGATTCAGTTGGTAGCCGCTGAGCCCATGGTGCAGGCACCCGTCGTGGTTACCTTCGACGAAGACGGTCGATTGTGGGTCGTGGAAATGCGGGGTTTTATGCCCACTATCGACGGAGAAGGGGAAGATAAGCCCGTAGGACGTATTTCGGTGCTCGAAGATACCAACGGCGACGGAACCATGGACCGCAGCACCGTTTTTCTGGATAACCTGATCATGCCCAGAGCCATTGCTCCGGTCAAAGGCGGGGCGTTGGTCGCGGCCAATAATTCGCTGTGGCTGGCAGAGGACAAAGACGGCAACCTGAAAGCCGAGTCCAAACTACTCCTTGACTCAACTTATGCCCGCAACGGCCTGCCCGAACATACGGACAACGGGCTCCTGCGCAACTCCGACAATTGGTACTATAATGCCAAATCGCGTCTGCGGTACCGCTTGGCGGATGGAAAATGGCTCCGCGACAGCACGGAGTTTCGGGGCCAATGGGGCATGACCCACGATGACGAAGGTCGCCTGTATTATAACTACAATTGGTCGCAGCTGCACGGTGATCTTGTGCCGCCCAATTATCTTTCACGCAATAAAAATCACACGCCTACGACAGGTATTGACCACGGCTTTACCCTTGACCGCCGAGTGTACCCGATCCGTCCTAACCCGGCGGTGAATCGGGGATACATTCCCGGTACATTGGATGCTTCCGGGCGTCTGCTGGAATTTACTGCCGCCTGCTCTCCAACGGTGCTCAGAGGGGGTGTTTTCCCTCAAGAATACCGCGGGAACGTCTTTGTCTGTGAGCCTTCGGGCAATCTCATCAAACGCAATGTAGTGGAGAAAAACGGATTTATGGTGTCGGCCCGTGACCCGCATCCCGGCAAAGAATTTTTGGCCTCTACCGACGAGCGCTTTCGTCCTGTGGCGTTGACCGTCGGCCCCGACGGGGTTCTATATGTAGCAGATATGTACCGTGGACTCATTCAGCACGGAGCCTATGTCACTCCTTATTTACGCGAACAAACCCTTGCCCGAAAATTGATGCAGCCCGTGAATCGGGGACGGATTTGGAGGATTGTTCCCACGGATTGGAAACCGTCTAAACCTAAAAAACGTTCAACCGCATCCACCGCCGAATTAGTTGCGCTGCTGTCGCATCCCGACGGTTGGCAGCGGGATATGGCGCAGCGACTGTTGGTTGAGCGTCGCGATGCACAAAGCATTCCGCTCGTAAGGGAACTGGCACTCAACGGGACCAACGCCCTGGGGCGCTTTCATGCACTATGGACGTTGGAAGGGCTGAACGCCGGATCTTCCGAAGTACTTTTTACGCTTTTGGCGGAGCAAAATTCGCTTCTCAGCGCCACGGCGCTGCGTTTATTGGAGCCTTTTGCCCAACAAAGTCCGGCGGTTCGGACCCGACTGCAACAGGTGATTCTGTCGCAATGGGATAAAGTAACGCCCGAGCAGGCGCTTCAAATGGCATTGTCGGCCTACGTTTTAGAGCCCAATGCCGCGCAGCAATTGTTGGCCGGGCTGGCAGAGCGGTATTGTTCGTTCCCGCTGATGCGGGATGCCGTTATGAGTAGCCTGTACAACCGCGAGTATGTTTTTTTGACCTCCCTGCTGAAATCGCCGCAGTGGCAGGCACAACATCCGGATAAAGAAATATTGTTGGAAATGCTCACGACAGCCGTGGTCAAAAAGCATGATGTTAAAGAAATGTCGGCTCTTTTGAACCTATTAGATGTGGATAGAGCGTCGTTTGGCTGGCACCGAAAAGTGATTCTTACCGCACTGTCCATTCAGGGGAAAAACCGCAGGCTGAAACCCCTGCCACTGGCCGAAGCCCCGGCGTTATTTTCACGTACTGACTGGGAACCGCAACAAAAAACACGTCTTCAAACAGTCTCCGCGCTGTTTGAATGGCCCGGACACGCAGCGCAGGCCGCCAATGTACAGCAGAGTTTATTGAACGAAGAACAACAGCAACAGTTTGCGCTCGGACGTCAACATTACCTCACGACCTGCGCCGGATGCCACGGCAGCGACGGGGCCGGGCTCAGCCGTTTCGGGCCGCCGCTGATCGAATCTTCCTGGGTATTGGGCGATGAAAAACGCCTCGCGCTTATTGTGCTGCACGGCATGGAAGGGCCGGTTGAGGTGGCGGGAAAACAGTATGACGTCCCCGATATTCTGCCCGTCATGCCTTCTCATTCCACCATGGACGATGGGGCCATTACGGCCATTCTGATGTACATCCGCAACGAATGGGGCAACAATGCCGGCCCGGTCAGCAAAGGCCTGGTAGGCAAAACAAGACATACTTCGCAAGGCAGAGTGGTACCCTGGACCGCCCAGGAACTGAACCGGTATTTGGCGAATACGAAGTAG
- a CDS encoding RNA recognition motif domain-containing protein codes for MNIYVANVPFKANDDELRELFEEFGEVSSARIIMDKFTGKSRGFAFVEMPNDDEAKQAISQLNDFDFMGKVLVVNEARPREDRPRTGGGGGFGGGNRGGGGFGGGGGSRGGYGGGGGGRDNDFKKRW; via the coding sequence ATGAACATTTATGTAGCAAACGTCCCGTTCAAGGCGAACGATGACGAATTACGCGAATTATTCGAGGAATTTGGCGAGGTATCTTCTGCCCGCATTATCATGGACAAGTTTACGGGTAAGAGCCGGGGTTTCGCTTTTGTCGAAATGCCTAATGACGACGAGGCTAAGCAAGCCATTTCACAGCTAAATGATTTTGATTTTATGGGTAAAGTGCTCGTGGTAAACGAAGCACGTCCACGTGAAGATCGTCCTCGCACCGGTGGTGGCGGCGGTTTTGGTGGCGGTAACCGTGGCGGTGGCGGCTTTGGTGGCGGCGGCGGAAGCCGTGGTGGCTATGGCGGCGGCGGTGGCGGCCGTGACAACGATTTCAAGAAACGTTGGTAA
- a CDS encoding M16 family metallopeptidase, which yields MKKTTLSLIFLFTTLVQVVAQPKAYEWKTADAAGYPYRYVTNDPMKARFYTLKNGLTVILSVNKKEPRIFSFIATRAGSNTDPRTNTGLAHYLEHMLFKGTDKFGTLDWAKEKPLLDQIDALYEKYNKTTDTTERKKLYREIDRVSGEAAKFAIANEYDKMMASMGSQNTNAFTSYEVTAYMEDLPANALDRYLAVQAERFRQPVLRIFHTELEAVYEEKNRSLDNDPWKVQEALYAALFPTHNYGQQTTIGTIEHLKNPSLVEIRNYYNKYYVPNNMAVLLVGDLNPDEVIKKVDAALGYLQSKPVEQYTPAPEAPLTAVQVREVYGPTPENVRIGFRLPTAVNNLKTGAVITICDELMSNSAAGLIDLNLNKQQKILGGSSTVDFNKDYSVWTLSGRPKQGQALEEVKNLLIGEVQKLKKGDFDDNVIASIVSNYKLNAIRQLENNYSRINPLLESFIASKGEDWHNEVKKLDALSTVTKGDVVAFANEHFKDNYVVVYKHKGPDKNIVKVDKPEITPVEVNREAQSPFLSKVNSLPMDDIKPVWLDYRKDFQKSKAGAAEVLYVKNTENELFRLGYRFPMGTYHNKLLPIATQYLQFLSTDKYSAEQISKEFFNLACTYTINSSGEYTTVRLSGLQENFEKGARLLEHLLKNCKANDEALEQLKGRLMKARADAKLNKGAIMQGLMSYAQYGPKNPYNNQLSDSELKNLTSTQLITLLHDLFSYQHQVIYYGPQPLAAFTEKIKAVHPLAQFKPIPALNDFKQVEQTATQVLFADYDMVQAEISWVRNTDQFSPALAPTVELFNNYFGGGMASIVFQTLRESKALAYSTYAFYGVPQKKDQKYTLTGYIGSQADKLNEAIAGMNELLNQLPESEKMLETAKVSIRKNYQTDRILQDAIIYNYLNAQDLGLTTDERKLIYEQLDKLTFKDLQKFSSTNLANKPYTYCIVASEKRIKSDDLKKYGEVKKLSLEEIFGY from the coding sequence ATGAAAAAAACTACCCTGTCCCTTATTTTTCTTTTCACGACCCTTGTTCAGGTTGTGGCCCAACCCAAAGCCTACGAGTGGAAGACCGCCGACGCCGCAGGCTATCCTTACAGATACGTCACCAATGACCCCATGAAGGCCCGTTTTTATACCCTGAAAAACGGATTAACGGTCATTTTGAGTGTCAACAAAAAAGAGCCGCGCATTTTTTCATTTATTGCCACCCGCGCCGGTTCCAACACCGATCCGAGAACCAATACAGGCCTGGCGCACTACCTGGAGCACATGCTCTTTAAAGGGACCGACAAATTCGGTACGCTGGATTGGGCCAAAGAAAAGCCCCTGCTCGATCAGATTGACGCCCTGTATGAGAAGTATAACAAAACCACTGATACCACCGAGCGTAAAAAACTCTACCGGGAGATCGACCGCGTGTCGGGAGAAGCGGCCAAATTCGCCATTGCCAACGAGTACGACAAAATGATGGCTTCGATGGGCTCCCAAAATACCAACGCGTTTACTTCCTACGAAGTGACCGCCTACATGGAAGACCTGCCCGCCAATGCGCTCGACCGATATTTAGCGGTACAGGCCGAACGTTTTCGGCAACCCGTTCTGCGTATTTTTCACACGGAATTAGAGGCCGTATACGAAGAGAAGAACCGTTCGCTCGACAACGACCCCTGGAAAGTACAGGAAGCCCTGTACGCCGCGCTTTTTCCGACCCATAATTACGGACAGCAGACCACGATAGGAACCATTGAACACCTCAAAAACCCGTCGTTGGTGGAGATTCGCAACTACTATAACAAGTACTATGTTCCCAATAATATGGCCGTGCTGCTCGTCGGTGATTTGAATCCCGATGAGGTTATCAAAAAAGTAGATGCTGCATTGGGCTACCTCCAATCCAAACCGGTAGAACAATACACTCCCGCCCCCGAAGCACCGCTTACGGCCGTTCAGGTCAGAGAGGTCTACGGTCCCACGCCCGAAAACGTACGCATCGGTTTTCGTTTGCCGACGGCCGTCAATAACCTTAAAACGGGGGCCGTCATTACCATTTGCGACGAATTGATGTCCAACAGCGCCGCCGGGTTGATCGACCTGAACCTTAACAAGCAACAGAAAATTCTGGGAGGCAGCTCGACCGTTGATTTCAATAAGGATTATTCGGTGTGGACCTTATCAGGTCGGCCCAAGCAGGGTCAGGCGTTGGAAGAAGTGAAGAATCTGCTGATCGGCGAAGTGCAAAAACTCAAAAAAGGCGATTTTGACGACAACGTTATTGCCTCCATCGTGAGTAATTATAAACTGAATGCCATCCGCCAACTTGAAAATAACTACAGCCGTATCAACCCATTGCTGGAGTCGTTCATCGCGTCCAAAGGGGAAGATTGGCACAATGAGGTAAAAAAACTCGATGCGCTGTCGACCGTCACCAAAGGCGACGTTGTAGCCTTTGCCAACGAGCACTTCAAAGACAACTATGTAGTGGTGTATAAGCACAAAGGGCCCGATAAGAACATCGTCAAAGTCGACAAGCCCGAGATCACGCCGGTCGAAGTGAATCGCGAAGCGCAATCGCCGTTTTTGTCGAAAGTGAATTCTTTGCCGATGGATGATATCAAACCCGTATGGCTGGATTACCGGAAAGATTTTCAAAAAAGCAAAGCCGGTGCCGCCGAAGTTCTTTACGTTAAAAACACGGAGAATGAACTGTTTCGATTAGGGTATCGCTTTCCGATGGGTACCTACCACAACAAATTGCTGCCGATCGCCACGCAGTACTTACAGTTTTTGAGCACCGATAAATACAGCGCCGAACAGATCAGCAAAGAATTTTTCAACCTGGCCTGTACCTATACCATCAATTCTTCCGGCGAATACACCACCGTACGCCTGTCGGGATTACAGGAAAATTTTGAGAAAGGAGCACGGTTACTGGAACACCTGCTCAAAAACTGTAAAGCAAACGACGAAGCGCTCGAACAACTGAAAGGCAGACTCATGAAAGCCCGGGCCGATGCCAAGCTCAACAAAGGGGCCATCATGCAGGGATTAATGAGCTATGCCCAATACGGCCCCAAAAATCCGTACAACAATCAATTGAGCGACAGCGAACTGAAAAACCTGACGTCGACCCAATTGATCACGCTGCTGCACGATCTGTTTTCGTATCAACACCAAGTCATTTATTACGGACCGCAGCCATTGGCCGCTTTTACCGAAAAGATCAAAGCCGTCCATCCGTTGGCCCAATTCAAACCCATACCTGCCCTTAATGATTTCAAACAGGTAGAGCAAACGGCTACTCAGGTACTTTTTGCGGATTATGACATGGTGCAGGCGGAGATCTCATGGGTGCGAAATACCGATCAATTCTCGCCCGCCCTTGCTCCTACCGTTGAGCTGTTCAACAATTATTTCGGCGGCGGTATGGCCTCGATCGTGTTTCAAACCCTGCGGGAATCCAAAGCGTTGGCCTATTCTACCTACGCCTTTTACGGTGTTCCGCAGAAAAAAGACCAAAAGTATACGCTGACGGGCTACATCGGCAGTCAGGCAGATAAACTGAATGAGGCCATTGCGGGCATGAATGAATTATTAAATCAATTGCCGGAATCGGAAAAAATGCTCGAAACGGCCAAGGTAAGCATCAGGAAAAACTACCAAACCGACCGCATTTTGCAGGATGCCATCATTTATAATTACCTCAACGCGCAGGACCTGGGATTAACTACGGACGAACGTAAGTTGATCTATGAGCAATTGGATAAACTTACCTTCAAAGATTTACAGAAATTTTCAAGTACCAATCTGGCCAATAAGCCCTACACGTACTGCATAGTGGCCTCGGAAAAAAGAATCAAATCAGACGATCTGAAAAAATACGGAGAAGTGAAAAAACTTTCGCTCGAAGAAATTTTCGGGTACTAA
- a CDS encoding DeoR/GlpR family DNA-binding transcription regulator, whose product MSYQSRKQIILKIVEEKGEAEVKELAQLIDTSEITIRRDLGQMAADGLIYRTHGGAMKLSLVNQPVSFAQKSGVNADKKEYICRLAAAEIHDGDVIFMDCGSTVFRLCPFLKNKRIKVITNSLPVVYELMNTEVAINLIGGELDSERQAVHGIIAAEHIQRYRATKAFLGTDGISPDTGLSAASEKEAEMTKAMASNARVTYLLCDSSKLGRNRYLTFAPLSLVDVLVTDEQSKLLLQAYEKAGLRVLNQL is encoded by the coding sequence ATGAGTTATCAAAGCAGAAAGCAAATCATTTTAAAAATCGTGGAGGAAAAAGGCGAAGCGGAAGTAAAAGAATTGGCACAACTGATTGATACGTCGGAGATTACGATTCGGCGGGATTTGGGGCAAATGGCGGCCGACGGCCTTATTTACCGCACCCACGGCGGAGCCATGAAATTGAGCCTCGTGAATCAGCCGGTCAGTTTTGCGCAAAAATCAGGGGTCAATGCCGACAAAAAAGAGTATATCTGTCGCCTGGCGGCGGCCGAGATCCACGACGGAGACGTCATTTTTATGGATTGCGGCAGTACTGTTTTTCGACTGTGTCCGTTTCTCAAAAACAAAAGAATCAAGGTCATCACCAATTCACTGCCTGTCGTGTATGAATTAATGAATACGGAGGTGGCCATCAATTTGATCGGGGGAGAGTTGGACAGTGAGCGTCAGGCAGTACACGGCATTATTGCCGCGGAACACATTCAACGCTACCGCGCCACCAAAGCGTTTTTGGGCACAGACGGTATTTCGCCCGATACCGGACTGAGTGCCGCGAGTGAAAAGGAAGCGGAAATGACCAAAGCGATGGCCTCGAATGCCCGCGTCACCTACCTGTTGTGTGACTCTTCCAAGCTGGGCCGAAACCGTTACCTGACCTTTGCCCCGCTTTCATTGGTAGATGTATTGGTTACGGATGAGCAGTCGAAACTCCTGCTCCAAGCTTATGAAAAAGCAGGGTTGAGGGTGTTGAATCAACTGTAA
- the nudK gene encoding GDP-mannose pyrophosphatase NudK, with protein sequence MNNPNVKIIEEKLLSDNWYTLKKITFDYQNPAGQWTRQSREAYDRGNGATILLYNREHQTVILTQQFRMPTYLNGNATGMMIETCAGLLDKDNAEECIRRETEEETGYRITDVKKVFEAYMSPGSVTEILYFFVAEYHKDMKVSEGGGAEHEQENIQVLELPFAQALQMMATGEIKDGKTIMLLQYAQLHGLL encoded by the coding sequence ATGAATAATCCTAACGTTAAGATCATTGAAGAAAAACTCCTTTCCGACAATTGGTATACGCTTAAAAAGATCACTTTTGACTATCAAAACCCTGCGGGGCAATGGACGCGGCAATCGAGGGAGGCTTATGACCGAGGCAACGGAGCCACCATTCTGCTCTACAACCGCGAACATCAAACGGTGATCCTTACCCAACAATTCAGAATGCCGACCTACCTCAACGGCAATGCCACAGGTATGATGATCGAAACCTGCGCGGGCCTGCTCGACAAAGATAACGCCGAAGAGTGTATTCGAAGAGAAACCGAAGAGGAAACGGGCTACCGCATCACCGACGTCAAAAAAGTGTTTGAAGCCTACATGTCGCCCGGCTCCGTGACCGAAATCCTGTACTTCTTCGTGGCCGAATACCACAAAGACATGAAGGTCAGCGAAGGCGGTGGGGCTGAGCACGAGCAGGAGAACATTCAGGTACTCGAACTGCCATTTGCACAGGCCCTTCAAATGATGGCAACCGGCGAGATCAAAGACGGAAAAACGATCATGCTTTTGCAATACGCCCAACTTCACGGGCTTTTATAA
- a CDS encoding type II toxin-antitoxin system RelE family toxin yields the protein MSYSVETISSFDRELKRLSKKYASLKSEVYELGELLQSNPFQGEPLGRDCYKIRIAIASKGKGKSGGGRIISCVKVTAERVILLSIYDKSEQEDIEDALLKQLLKENDLI from the coding sequence ATGAGTTATAGTGTTGAGACTATCAGCTCCTTTGATCGTGAATTAAAGCGACTGTCTAAAAAGTACGCTTCGCTGAAAAGTGAAGTGTATGAATTAGGAGAATTACTGCAAAGCAATCCTTTTCAAGGTGAACCATTGGGTAGGGATTGTTATAAAATCAGGATTGCTATTGCTTCCAAAGGGAAAGGCAAATCGGGCGGTGGGCGAATTATTTCCTGCGTGAAAGTGACTGCGGAAAGGGTGATTTTACTTTCGATTTACGATAAATCTGAGCAGGAAGACATCGAAGACGCTTTATTAAAACAACTTTTGAAGGAAAACGACTTGATTTAA
- the lipB gene encoding lipoyl(octanoyl) transferase LipB: MNTVLNKKVRFEALGLVDYQQAWDYQEKLLAENVALKAQNRTLAPEQQQNTTNHLLFCQHPHVYTLGKSGHPDNLLVNDTQLADIQATYYKINRGGDITYHGPGQLVGYPILDLENFFTDIHRYMRTLEEAIILTCADYGLSAGRIDGLTGVWLDFETLQHPRKICAMGVKCSRWVTMHGFAFNVNTDLSYFGHIVPCGITDKAVTSLQQELGRELPMEEVEEKVKGHLAELFGMEWV, translated from the coding sequence ATGAACACCGTCCTCAATAAAAAAGTCCGTTTTGAAGCATTAGGCTTGGTAGATTACCAACAGGCATGGGACTATCAGGAAAAGCTTTTGGCTGAAAATGTGGCGCTTAAAGCCCAAAATCGAACCCTGGCTCCCGAGCAACAACAAAATACAACCAACCATTTACTCTTCTGTCAGCATCCGCACGTCTACACCTTGGGCAAAAGCGGACATCCCGACAATTTATTGGTCAATGATACACAATTGGCTGACATTCAGGCCACCTACTATAAGATCAACCGCGGCGGCGATATCACCTACCACGGCCCGGGCCAATTGGTCGGCTACCCGATACTGGACTTGGAAAACTTTTTCACCGACATTCATCGCTACATGCGCACGCTGGAGGAAGCCATCATATTGACTTGCGCCGATTATGGTCTGTCGGCCGGGCGCATCGACGGCCTGACGGGCGTATGGCTGGATTTTGAAACCCTGCAACATCCGCGCAAGATCTGCGCGATGGGCGTCAAATGTAGCCGCTGGGTCACGATGCACGGTTTTGCGTTCAATGTCAACACCGACTTATCGTATTTTGGGCACATCGTCCCCTGCGGCATCACCGACAAAGCCGTCACTTCATTGCAGCAGGAACTCGGCCGCGAACTCCCGATGGAGGAAGTGGAAGAAAAAGTAAAAGGACATTTGGCGGAGTTGTTTGGGATGGAGTGGGTGTAA
- a CDS encoding RecQ family ATP-dependent DNA helicase: MIHEILKQYWGYDQFRPLQEEIIQSVLAKRDTLALLPTGGGKSLCFQIPALALEGVCIVVTPLIALMKDQVEQLRRRHIMAAAIYSGMNWHEIDIVLDNCIHGTTKFLYVSPERLRTDIFLARAKMMKINLLAIDEAHCISQWGYDFRPSYLQIAEFHALIPGVPIIALTASATEPVKLDICEKLQMREPAVFQATFARSNLSYSAFFEENKDSRLVRILQNVPGSAIIYVRNRRRTKEVADWLNRQGIRSEFYHAGIPTKQRGEKQEAWLRNRVRVMVATNAFGMGIDKPDVRTVIHIDLPDNLEAYYQEAGRAGRDGLKAYAVALYSPKDLNELVRNVEQKYPPIELVRRVYQALANFYRVPVGGGELEYFDFDLQDFTGTFGLPASETHYAIKLLEEEGFLQLSDAYNSSSKIHIVVDNRALYDLQLKYPQYDSFIKLLLRMYGGEIFTQFVHISETVIGQKHYTMEADVVKMLQSLHDLGVLVYEKQKDKPQLSFLTPRYDAELMPINALAIREKHQADLKRIEAVSHYVQHSTRCRTQLLQQYFGEQTDERCGICDNCLSKKKKTPSNPENGKLKAEILRLLKLSPLTPQQLVASFGIKNEQAAIDTIRELLEEEVVLYEGEGTLRLR, encoded by the coding sequence ATGATTCACGAGATTCTTAAACAATATTGGGGATACGATCAGTTTCGACCTTTACAGGAAGAGATCATTCAGTCTGTGCTGGCCAAGCGCGATACCTTGGCCCTGTTGCCCACGGGCGGCGGTAAGTCGCTGTGCTTTCAGATTCCCGCTCTGGCCCTGGAAGGGGTCTGCATCGTGGTGACGCCGCTGATTGCCCTCATGAAAGACCAGGTGGAGCAACTACGCCGACGACACATCATGGCCGCGGCCATTTACTCGGGCATGAACTGGCACGAGATCGACATCGTGCTCGACAACTGCATCCACGGCACTACCAAGTTTCTGTATGTTTCTCCCGAGCGCCTCCGCACGGATATTTTTTTGGCGCGAGCCAAGATGATGAAGATCAACCTGCTCGCCATCGACGAAGCCCACTGTATCTCACAGTGGGGCTATGATTTTCGTCCTTCGTACCTGCAAATCGCCGAGTTTCACGCCCTGATTCCCGGCGTGCCCATCATCGCCCTGACGGCCTCAGCCACCGAACCGGTGAAGCTCGACATTTGCGAAAAGCTGCAAATGCGCGAACCCGCCGTTTTTCAGGCCACGTTTGCGCGTTCCAATCTATCGTATTCGGCTTTTTTTGAAGAAAACAAAGACTCCCGTCTCGTTCGGATCTTGCAGAATGTGCCCGGTTCGGCCATTATTTACGTGCGCAACCGCCGACGGACCAAAGAAGTAGCCGATTGGCTCAACCGACAGGGCATTCGGTCGGAATTTTACCACGCCGGCATCCCGACCAAACAGCGCGGCGAAAAACAGGAAGCCTGGCTGCGCAACCGCGTGCGGGTCATGGTGGCGACCAATGCCTTCGGAATGGGCATCGACAAGCCCGACGTCCGCACCGTGATTCACATCGACCTGCCCGACAACCTCGAAGCCTATTATCAGGAAGCGGGCCGCGCCGGGCGCGATGGGCTCAAAGCCTACGCCGTGGCGCTGTACTCGCCCAAAGACCTGAACGAGCTCGTGCGCAATGTCGAGCAGAAATACCCGCCCATTGAGCTGGTTCGGCGCGTGTATCAGGCCTTGGCCAATTTTTACCGCGTGCCCGTAGGCGGCGGTGAACTGGAATATTTTGACTTTGACTTGCAGGATTTTACCGGAACGTTCGGCTTGCCCGCTTCCGAAACCCACTACGCCATCAAACTGCTGGAAGAAGAAGGGTTCCTGCAACTGAGCGACGCCTACAACAGCTCCTCCAAAATTCATATTGTGGTCGACAACCGTGCCCTGTACGACCTTCAGCTCAAATATCCGCAATACGACAGTTTCATCAAATTACTGCTGCGCATGTACGGCGGCGAGATATTTACGCAGTTTGTCCACATCTCCGAAACCGTCATCGGCCAGAAGCATTACACCATGGAAGCCGACGTGGTGAAGATGTTGCAGAGCCTGCATGACTTGGGCGTGCTGGTCTATGAAAAGCAAAAAGACAAGCCTCAGCTTAGTTTTCTGACGCCCCGTTATGATGCCGAACTGATGCCCATCAACGCGTTGGCGATCCGTGAAAAACACCAAGCCGATCTAAAGCGCATCGAAGCCGTTTCCCATTATGTGCAGCATTCTACGCGCTGTCGTACTCAATTGCTCCAGCAGTATTTTGGGGAACAGACCGACGAGCGCTGCGGGATTTGCGATAATTGTCTGTCAAAAAAGAAAAAAACACCCTCCAATCCCGAAAACGGGAAGCTGAAAGCCGAGATCCTGCGGCTGCTGAAGCTAAGCCCGCTGACACCTCAGCAGCTGGTGGCGTCGTTTGGCATTAAAAACGAACAGGCCGCCATTGATACCATTCGGGAACTATTAGAGGAGGAAGTGGTTCTTTATGAAGGAGAAGGGACGTTGCGACTGCGTTGA